One part of the Parabacteroides distasonis ATCC 8503 genome encodes these proteins:
- a CDS encoding helix-turn-helix transcriptional regulator yields the protein MLTDHRCTKYTDCSSCSFYQRDIFKYRLYPKGYVIPQTRCMQNMVFFLVKGEIWLNSEEHPDTTFRGGQFVLQPIGSKVECKVLDYTECIIYLFERPQNICDNRFNKGISIVENERQQPIVMTMVPPIQLFIEGMKLYLNDDLRCSGLMQAKRSEMVYLLNCYYPIKELAAFYAPIYRYSHSFQYFVMQNYQKAKDVETFAQLGGYSVPTFRRIFKDTFGEPAYQWMLKRKCQDIHNDLIMTELSISEICYKYGFESLSNFSHFCRANFGQSPRSVRSLKDENT from the coding sequence ATGTTAACCGACCATCGCTGCACCAAATATACCGACTGTTCCTCTTGTAGTTTCTACCAGAGGGACATATTCAAGTATCGTCTTTATCCGAAAGGGTACGTGATCCCTCAGACAAGATGCATGCAGAACATGGTCTTTTTCCTAGTCAAGGGAGAGATCTGGCTGAACAGCGAGGAGCACCCGGACACCACGTTCAGGGGCGGACAGTTCGTGTTGCAACCGATCGGCTCGAAAGTGGAGTGCAAGGTACTCGACTACACCGAATGTATCATCTATCTCTTCGAGCGTCCGCAAAACATATGCGACAATCGTTTCAACAAAGGCATCTCCATCGTGGAGAACGAACGCCAGCAGCCCATCGTAATGACGATGGTCCCGCCGATACAACTCTTCATCGAGGGCATGAAGCTTTACCTCAACGATGATTTAAGATGCTCCGGACTGATGCAAGCCAAACGCTCGGAGATGGTCTACTTGCTGAACTGCTACTACCCCATCAAGGAGCTAGCCGCCTTTTACGCCCCGATTTACCGGTATAGCCACAGTTTCCAGTATTTCGTGATGCAGAACTACCAGAAGGCGAAAGACGTGGAGACCTTCGCCCAATTGGGAGGCTACAGCGTACCCACCTTCCGCCGTATCTTCAAGGATACGTTTGGAGAGCCCGCTTATCAATGGATGCTGAAACGCAAATGCCAAGACATTCATAACGACCTTATCATGACAGAGCTTTCCATATCCGAGATTTGCTACAAGTATGGCTTTGAGTCGCTTTCCAACTTCTCGCACTTCTGCAGGGCTAATTTCGGCCAATCTCCCCGCTCTGTCCGTTCTCTAAAGGATGAAAATACATAA